A region of Antedon mediterranea chromosome 8, ecAntMedi1.1, whole genome shotgun sequence DNA encodes the following proteins:
- the LOC140056032 gene encoding centrosomal protein of 76 kDa-like translates to MALPPEKVAELKQIIHNQLSQMDVHSRIRQVLSESIHDSGASDRNAFGEQELLTALREKGIVDDILQQLQIGQNPEQERYSSQQPKPATHYVNKNEKTESVPLRKGNVDPTRRNLYLQVLGGKAFLEHLQEPQPVPGQVTSTFTLHINFRGQRFKSRPVPCACEPDFQEGFLLELHKDRGGDANKMADCTSMLSMSDPIHLVLIKTDSSGNTSLVSSHYLEWRSVLSANDARTTMAVEIMGVGSENKVPVGMLQIRIELIPTPSQKLARDVISTQIDLEKNRQAERERLFLVYAKQWWREYLQIRETHQHRLVKIFAQDENAINRPVCAFVKPLRAGRLLDTTRQAARFVSVIGYEKAPSLGGGSQQELWCNLHTFFCKNKGDCEDHVVLLCSLLLGFGLDAYVCVGTKAKSVPHTWVMTISPDGDVVFWESLTGHRYVHLSIDPDDPPAVDHPKTEYPYRAIGCVFNHQRFYANNQPSDTVELCRFHLHDDTLWKAMSVDALQSVCGADNLPSWPNHSPLCPNITDASLTSNDLEYQLRGFVTDQRKDLGLTTVWDDQLSYLLTPALAAYEQERLTGVSSGNEEFQHAIRRSVPDGHTFKGFPIQFIHKNARRAFATCLRSQVCEDIICCRGDHVRLAVRVRVFTYPESACATWVMFACKYKSVL, encoded by the exons atgGCTTTGCCACCCGAAAAAGTCGCCGAATTAAAACAGATTATACATAATCAATTAAGTCAG ATGGATGTTCATTCAAGAATTCGTCAAGTTCTCTCAGAATCCATCCACGACTCTGGTGCATCGGACAGGAATGCATTTGGTGAGCAAGAACTATTAACAGCACTCCGAGAAAAAGGCATCGTTGATGACATACTACAACAATTACAAATCGGCCAGAATCCTGAACAGGAACGATACAGCAGTCAACAGCCTAAACCAGCTACTCACTATGTTAATAAAAATGAGAAAACAGAAAGTGTACCTTTACGAAAAG gtaATGTTGACCCAACACGCCGTAATTTGTACTTGCAGGTTCTGGGTGGCAAAGCGTTTCTCGAACATCTTCAAGAACCACAACCTGTACCTGGTCAAGTCACATCAACTTTCACCCTGCACATTAACTTCCGTGGGCAGAGGTTCAAATCCCGTCCAGTTCCCTGTGCCTGTGAACCTGATTTTCAAGAAGGATTTCTGCTTGAGTTACACAAAGACAGAGGAG gaGATGCCAACAAGATGGCTGACTGTACCTCAATGCTTTCTATGAGTGATCCTATTCACCTTGTGTTGATAAAGACAGACAGTTCGGGTAATACTAGTTTGGTTTCCTCACACTACCTGGAGTGGAGATCAGTTTTGTCGGCCAATGATGCTCGCACCACTATGGCTGTTGAAATTATGGGTGTAG GTAGTGAAAACAAGGTTCCTGTTGGGATGCTCCAGATCAGAATAGAATTAATTCCAACACCAAGTCAGAAGCTTGCCAGAGATGTCATTTCCACACAG ATTGATTTGGAGAAGAATCGACAAGCAGAAAGAGAAAGGCTGTTCTTAGTGTATGCAAAACAGTGGTGGCGAGAATATCTACAAATAAGAGAGACGCACCAACATAGACTAGTGAAGATATTTGCACAG GATGAAAATGCCATAAATCGACCTGTCTGTGCTTTTGTTAAACCACTGCGTGCTGGTCGACTCCTTGACACAACACGTCAGGCTGCTCGGTTTGTTAGCGTCATAGGTTATGAAAAAGCGCCATCACTGGGTGGTGGTAGTCAACAGGAACTCTGGTGtaatttacatacatttttttgtaaaaataaaggG GATTGTGAGGACCATGTAGTCCTACTATGTAGCCTTCTTTTAGGATTTGGTTTAGATGCATACGTGTGTGTAGGTACAAAAGCTAAGAGTGTTCCACACACATGGGTAATGACAATATCTCCAGATGGTGATGTTGTTTTCTGGGAAAGCCTAACAGGTCATAG ATATGTACACCTGTCTATTGACCCGGATGACCCACCAGCTGTAGACCATCCCAAAACTGAGTACCCATACAGGGCCATAGGCTGTGTATTCAACCATCAACGATTCTATGCAAATAACCAG CCATCTGATACAGTAGAGTTATGTCGATTTCATCTTCATGATGATACTCTCTGGAAAGCAATGAGCGTTGATGCATTACAGTCTGTGTGTGGTGCTGATAACTTG CCAAGTTGGCCGAACCATTCACCTCTCTGTCCAAACATCACAGACGCTTCTCTCACCAGCAACGATCTTGAATATCAGCTTAGAGGGTTTGTTACTGACCAAAGGaag GACTTGGGCCTAACAACAGTCTGGGATGACCAGCTCAGCTACCTATTGACACCAGCACTGGCAGCCTATGAGCAGGAGCGTTTGACTGGTGTTAGCTCAGGAAATGAAGAGTTTCAGCATGCCATTAGGAGGTCGGTACCAGATGGACACACATTTAAGGGCTTCCCAATTCAGTTTATTCACAAAAATGCAAGAAGAGCATTTGCAACCTGTTTAAG
- the LOC140056033 gene encoding solute carrier family 35 member C2-like, with amino-acid sequence MSSPSGRKFSMRLEQTIYKHSPHKLKRSLWYDYTIVTIKTLGLILFYYCWSISLTFYNKWILSDFSFPLTVTIIHFFVKFLISIPVRACLAKSGGPAPVTLDWNTYIKKVAPTALASSLDIGLSNWSLVFITISLYTMSKSSCIVFLLFFAIVLGLEKPKLIQGVIIIFIAIGLFMFTYQSTQFNLEGFILVMLASFISGVRWSLAQLLTQNKETGLVNPVDTIYHLQPIMIVGLLPIAIVTEGLPISTTKQFLGFTDSELFLTMCFRIGLGAVLAFFLACSEYLLVSMTSCITLSISGIFKEVCTLFLAVHFRGDKMSTLNKFGMVVCLMGIVVHVGMKALASKGKKKPKLYKEERNGESVQMLLREGDPNESASDEDEIYNRNTNQ; translated from the exons ATGTCCTCGCCGAGTGGACGCAAATTTAGCATGCGTTTAGAGCAGACCATTTACAAGCACTCTCCACACAAATTAAAGCGATCCTTGTGGTATGATTATACGATAGTGACGATAAAGACGTTGGGACTCATATTATTCTATTACTGTTGGTCAATCAGCCTAACATTCTACAATAAATGGATACTATCA GACTTCAGTTTTCCATTGACTGTAACTATTATTCATTTCTTTGTCAAATTTTTAATTTCCATTCCTGTGCGAGCATGTTTAGCGAAGTCAGGAGGCCCTGCGCCTGTCACGTTGGATTGGAACACATACATTAAAAAAGTCGCACCAACCG CTTTGGCTAGTTCATTGGATATAGGCCTTTCCAACTGGAGTTTGGTATTCATCACTATATCACTGTACACCATGTCTAAATCATCTTGCATTGTATTTCTCCTGTTTTTTGCAATCGTGCTTGGTCTTGAGAAACCG AAACTTATCCAAGGGGTAATCATAATATTTATAGCaattggtctttttatgttcaCTTACCAGTCAACCCAGTTTAACTTAGAAGGATTCATTTTGGTGATGTTAGCATCCTTTATTAGCGGTGTACGCTGGTCCTTAGCGCAGTTATTAACGCAGAATAAAGAAACTG GATTAGTAAATCCGGTAGATACAATATATCACCTTCAACCTATAATGATTGTGGGTTTGTTACCAATAGCAATAGTAACAGAAG GTTTACCaatatcaacaacaaaacaattCCTAGGCTTCACCGACAGTGAGTTGTTCTTGACTATGTGCTTTAGGATTGGTCTTGGTGCTGTCTTAGCGTTTTTCTTAGCCTGCTCAGAATATTTACTGGTTTCAATGACCTCATGTATAACATTATCTATTTCTGGTATATTTAAG gAAGTGTGTACATTATTTTTAGCAGTTCATTTTCGAGGAGATAAAATGTCCACCCTTAATAAATTTGGAATGGTTGTGTGTTTGATGGGAATCGTCGTACACGTAGGAATGAAGGCATTAGCTTCAAAAG GTAAAAAGAAACCAAAATTGTATAAGGAAGAGAGAAACGGAGAATCTGTCCAAATGCTACTGAGAGAGGGCGATCCAAATGAGAGTGCTAGCGATGAGGATGAAATATATAATCGCAATACGAATCAATGA
- the LOC140056034 gene encoding tubulin-specific chaperone C-like: MADHGSVIENVPEIKQVNEDEMKDKLKEKMMKRHEQRLANMEKRRTEREQASSKDESVAIFTSTFNTEKQGIQLKIDRSNTIGPDDLNNHFDDITGDLQKFQKYITDSTIFLPSYDRKHAQDTVNELNAAVSDKRSELKPKKKFTFSKSKKKDTKVEDKPAVKNENNKLVQLVEQKKEETIGFRDCSSLVLEMGSDQINSNDIGLSKLVNCKVFLRGTPSAAHIDKLTGCTIFCGPISGSIFVADCTDCTFVLSCQQLRVHTTKSCKFYLHVTSRAIIEDTSGVEFAPYNWTYDGIDADFAVSGLDRSKNSWDDVDDFNWLASDKRSPNWKVLPEEKRVASWD, from the coding sequence ATGGCAGATCACGGTAGTGTAATCGAGAATGTACCagaaataaaacaagtaaatgaaGATGAAATGAAGGataaattgaaagaaaaaatgaTGAAGAGACATGAACAACGTTTGGCGAATATGGAGAAACGTCGAACGGAGCGCGAACAAGCTTCGTCAAAAGACGAATCTGTAGCAATTTTCACATCCACCTTCAACACGGAGAAGCAGGGAATACAACTGAAGATTGACAGGTCAAACACGATTGGCCCGGATGATTTGAATAATCACTTTGATGATATTACAGGTGATCTGCAAAAGTTTCAGAAGTATATTACCGATTCAACGATATTTCTTCCTTCCTACGACAGAAAACATGCGCAGGATACAGTAAATGAACTAAATGCTGCAGTCTCTGATAAGAGAAGTGAATTAAAACCCAAAAAGAAGTTCACTTTTAGTAAATCGAAGAAAAAGGACACAAAAGTAGAGGACAAACCCGctgtaaaaaatgaaaataataaacttGTTCAGTTAGTAGaacaaaagaaagaagaaacTATAGGTTTCCGAGATTGTTCATCTCTGGTTTTAGAAATGGGTTCTGATCAAATAAATTCCAATGACATTGGGCTTTCAAAACTCGTGAACTGCAAAGTATTTCTAAGAGGTACACCAAGTGCAGCGCATATAGATAAGCTTACCGGTTGTACCATCTTCTGCGGACCAATATCAGGCTCGATATTTGTCGCAGACTGCACAGATTGCACGTTTGTTTTGTCGTGTCAACAGCTCCGTGTTCACACAACAAAATCATGTAAATTTTATCTACATGTAACCAGTCGTGCAATTATAGAAGATACGTCCGGTGTTGAATTTGCTCCGTACAATTGGACTTATGATGGAATTGACGCTGATTTTGCTGTATCTGGATTGGATCGCAGCAAGAATAGCTGGGATGATGTAGATGATTTCAATTGGCTGGCGAGTGATAAGCGTTCTCCAAACTGGAAAGTTCTACCTGAAGAAAAACGTGTTGCAAGCTGGGATTAA
- the LOC140057490 gene encoding uncharacterized protein isoform X2 encodes MYRSGPLRTIVHTTTRKRNILPLSSSQILALKVSTKTVSNQDETSQDNKSTNQKLRRYIHTTRKRYSCNTPMTFEPWTDEDIICVLQGTCMPGSTRYCRTNSMFGKLDLSDIMQGVPTTRKFSTLSGNAKISPIVRGYHSNSGRTSLTASKNPLLLFTNCSTGNDLQAEFVSRNSNITLSNVVNEFIQHRQYTLSSVQNTAETNNTTASDTPRQLTQREKLKRAVKEYGGTVVVFHVGISLASLGGFYLAVSSGLDMTVLLKSIGFSAEMVQSKLATGASTFVVAYAVHKMFAPVRIGITLTTCPFLVRYLRKVGVLKPPK; translated from the exons ATGTATCGCAGCGGACCACTTCGAACTATAGTGCACACTACTACTAGAAAAAGAAATATACTGCCACTATCATCTTCACAGATACTTGCTTTGAAAGTGTCAACCAAGACTGTCTCAAATCAGGATGAAACATCACAAGATAACAAAAGTACCAATCAGAAATTAAGAAGATATATCCACACTACTAGAAAACGCTACAGTTGTAACACACCAATGACCTTTGAACCTTGGACGGACGAAGATATAATTTGCGTTTTACAGGGTACTTGCATGCCGGGGAGCACTAGGTATTGTCGAACAAATTCCATGTTTGGGAAGCTTGACTTGTCGGATATCATGCAAGGTGTTCCTACTACCAGGAAGTTTTCAACTCTGTCAGGGAACGCTAAAATCTCTCCAATAGTACGCGGATATCATTCAAACAGTGGCAGAACATCTCTTACAGCTTCTAAAAACCCATTACTTTTGTTCACAAATTGTTCAACTGGAAATGACTTACAGGCAGAGTTTGTTTCAAGAAACAGTAACATAACTTTGAGCAATGTTGTGAATGAATTCATACAACACCGCCAATACACACTATCATCTGTACAAAACACAGCTGAAACAAATAATACGACTGCCTCTGATACACCTAGGCAGTTGACGCAGCGTGAAAAGCTGAAGAGGGCTGTGAAGGAATATGGTGGTACTGTCGTGGTCTTCCACGTCGGTATCTCTCTAGCTTCTCTTGGTGGATTCTATCTCGCTGTGTCAAG TGGGCTCGATATGACTGTCCTTCTGAAAAGCATTGGTTTTAGCGCCGAAATGGTACAATCTAAACTAGCTACGGGTGCGAGCACATTTGTTGTTGCATATGCCGTGCACAAAATGTTTGCCCCAGTTCGAATTGGGATCACGCTTACCACTTGTCCTTTTCTTGTGAGATACTTGCGTAAGGTTGGCGTATTGAAGCCTCCCAAGTAA
- the LOC140057490 gene encoding uncharacterized protein isoform X1, whose product MYRSGPLRTIVHTTTRKRNILPLSSSQILALKVSTKTVSNQDETSQDNKSTNQKLRRYIHTTRKRYSCNTPMTFEPWTDEDIICVLQGTCMPGSTRYCRTNSMFGKLDLSDIMQGVPTTRKFSTLSGNAKISPIVRGYHSNSGRTSLTASKNPLLLFTNCSTGNDLQAEFVSRNSNITLSNVVNEFIQHRQYTLSSVQNTAETNNTTASDTPRQLTQREKLKRAVKEYGGTVVVFHVGISLASLGGFYLAVSSGLDVEALLKFFGFSEEVISARLAANASTFVISYAVYKLFMPVRLGITLTVAPLLVQYLRRINFLKPPVK is encoded by the exons ATGTATCGCAGCGGACCACTTCGAACTATAGTGCACACTACTACTAGAAAAAGAAATATACTGCCACTATCATCTTCACAGATACTTGCTTTGAAAGTGTCAACCAAGACTGTCTCAAATCAGGATGAAACATCACAAGATAACAAAAGTACCAATCAGAAATTAAGAAGATATATCCACACTACTAGAAAACGCTACAGTTGTAACACACCAATGACCTTTGAACCTTGGACGGACGAAGATATAATTTGCGTTTTACAGGGTACTTGCATGCCGGGGAGCACTAGGTATTGTCGAACAAATTCCATGTTTGGGAAGCTTGACTTGTCGGATATCATGCAAGGTGTTCCTACTACCAGGAAGTTTTCAACTCTGTCAGGGAACGCTAAAATCTCTCCAATAGTACGCGGATATCATTCAAACAGTGGCAGAACATCTCTTACAGCTTCTAAAAACCCATTACTTTTGTTCACAAATTGTTCAACTGGAAATGACTTACAGGCAGAGTTTGTTTCAAGAAACAGTAACATAACTTTGAGCAATGTTGTGAATGAATTCATACAACACCGCCAATACACACTATCATCTGTACAAAACACAGCTGAAACAAATAATACGACTGCCTCTGATACACCTAGGCAGTTGACGCAGCGTGAAAAGCTGAAGAGGGCTGTGAAGGAATATGGTGGTACTGTCGTGGTCTTCCACGTCGGTATCTCTCTAGCTTCTCTTGGTGGATTCTATCTCGCTGTGTCAAG TGGCCTCGATGTAGAAGCTCTGTTAAAGTTCTTTGGATTCAGTGAAGAAGTGATATCAGCCCGTTTGGCGGCAAACGCAAGTACATTTGTGATATCATACGCTGTATACAAACTGTTCATGCCAGTTCGTTTAGGAATAACGTTGACGGTCGCACCGTTACTTGTTCAGTATTTACGGCGAATTAACTTCTTGAAACCCCCAGTCAAATAA
- the LOC140057489 gene encoding aurora kinase C-like translates to MNSFKQTPIGKTADSKITSSLVRSIDGGPKRVLKPTSVNVSQGIHQVGKQGVSSGHSVEKENQTAQSHKEQKGKPEATKQESSIPKSKWTLQDFDIGRPLGKGKFGNVYLAREKQSKFIVALKVLFKSQLSKSNVEHQLRREIEIQAHLRHPHILRLYGYFYDATRVYLILEFAPKGELYKQLQKCGRFDERRSSNYIGQLANALQYCHSKKVIHRDIKPENLLLGLKGDLKIADFGWSVHAPSSRRATLCGTLDYLPPEMIEGKMHDANVDLWSLGVLCYEFLVGKPPFEAEGNNETYRRITKVDYKFPDHVSPEARNLVSGLLRHNPSARTRLSEVLEHPWIKKYADVKRTMPPSAS, encoded by the exons ATGAATTCTTTTAAGCAGACACCTATTGGGAAAACAGCTGATTCAAAG ATTACATCTAGTTTGGTACGGTCAATAGATGGTGGCCCAAAGAGGGTTCTGAAGCCAACGAGTGTGAACGTTTCACAAGGCATTCATCAAGTAGGTAAACAAGGTGTATCATCAGGACATTCTGTTGAAAAGGAGAACCAGACTGCTCAAAGTCACAAAGAACAAAAAGGAAAGCCTGAGGCCACAAAACAAGAATCATCAATACCAAA ATCAAAGTGGACTTTGCAAGACTTTGATATTGGCCGACCTTTGGGAAAGGGCAAATTTGGAAATGTATATTTAGCTAGAGAGAAACAAAGTAAATTTATCGTCGCTTTGAAAGTTCTTTTCAAGTCGCAGCTTTCCAAATCAAATGTTGAACATCAGTTACGTAGAGAAATTGAAATTCAAGCCCATCTCAG GCATCCACACATTCTTAGACTTTATGGCTATTTCTATGATGCAACTAGAGTTTATCTTATCCTGGAATTTGCTCCAAAGGGTGAACTTTACAAACAATTACAGAAGTGTGGAAGATTTGATGAAAGGAGATCATCCAAT TATATTGGCCAATTAGCAAATGCTCTGCAGTATTGTCACAGTAAGAAAGTTATACATAGGGACATCAAACCAGAAAACCTTCTACTCGGGCTCAAAGGTGATCTGAAGATTGCAGACTTTGGCTGGTCTGTTCATGCACCATCTTCAAG ACGAGCAACATTATGCGGAACATTAGATTATCTTCCTCCAGAGATGATTGAAGGAAAGATGCATGATGCCAACGTAGATCTGTGGAGCCTGGGTGTGTTATGTTATGAATTCTTAGTAGGAAAACCACCATTTGAGGCTGAGGGAAACAATGAAACGTATAGACGAATAACAAAG GTGGATTATAAATTTCCAGACCACGTATCACCAGAGGCAAGAAACTTAGTATCAGGA TTGCTACGACATAATCCCAGTGCAAGAACTCGACTTTCCGAAGTACTAGAACACCCTTGGATTAAGAAATATGCCGACGTAAAACGAACAATGCCACCATCTGCATCATAA
- the LOC140057488 gene encoding N-acetylgalactosamine-6-sulfatase-like isoform X1: MQFPNFILYFLLNWLTISYASQQPNIIVMLMDDMGWGDLGVYGQPAKETPNLDKMASDGILLPDFYSGNPLCSPSRASLLTGRLPIRNGFYTTNAHARNGYTPQVIVGGIQDSEVLLPKLLRTKGYRSKIIGKWHLGHQPQFLPLKHGFDEFFGSTNCHFGPYDNKATPNIPVFRDDAMIGRYYEDFPVKKGVSNLTQIFIEEGLKFIEKEQSADQPFFLYWAPDATHTPLYASQAFQGTSQRGLYGDVVRELDSGVGRILSKLKELKIENNTFVLFTSDNGAALVSRVQGGSNGPFLCGKETTYEGGMREPTIAWWPGKISAGKVSHQLGSVMDIFSTVLDIVGIDAPTDRIYDGRSLLPALLDGQIDSKKAIFYYRGNEMMAVRQGLYKAHYWTWTNSISEFIKGINFCRGENVTGVMTHEQTNHTAQPLLFHLGRDPGEKYPIKSTSTEYKQAIVDIISVVADHKANLKPGTPQLNVCDNAVMNWAPPGCDKINRCLKAPASNPKKCTWPH, encoded by the exons atgcaGTTTCCGAACTTTATCTTATATTTCTTGTTGAATTGGTTGACTATTTCTTATGCATCTCAACAACCAAATATTATCGTCATGTTAATGGACGAT ATGGGATGGGGAGATTTGGGAGTTTATGGTCAACCGGCGAAGGAAACACCAAATCTGGATAAAATGGCTTCTGATGGGATTTTACTGCCTGATTTCTACTCTGGAAATCCTCTTTGCTCACCTT CCAGAGCATCTTTACTAACAGGACGACTTCCAATACGTAATGGATTCTACACGACAAATGCACATGCCAGGAATGGGTATACTCCACAGGTGATAGTGGGAGGAATTCAAGATTCAGAAGTTCTTTTGCCAAAACTATTACGGACAAAGGGTTACAGAAGCAAAATAATTGGTAAATG GCATTTAGGTCATCAACCACAGTTTTTACCGTTAAAGCATGGTTTTGACGAATTTTTTGGATCGACCAATTGTCACTTTGGACCATATGACAATAAGGCTACACCTAATATTCCAGTTTTTCGTGATGATGCCATGATTGGCCGGTACTATGAAGATTTTCCAGTCAAAAAAGGGGTGTCTAACTTGACTCAAATCTTCATTGAG GAAGGTTTAAAATTCATTGAAAAAGAGCAAAGTGCAGATCAGCCATTCTTTTTATACTGGGCGCCTGACGCGACACACACGCCGCTTTACGCTTCCCAGGCATTCCAAGGTACGAGCCAACGTGGACTATATGGTGATGTCGTTCGAGAACTTGATTCAGGGGTCGGTAGAATCCTTTCGAAGCTCAAGGAACTGAAAATCGAAAACAACacgtttgttttatttacatctGATAATGGAGCAGCCCTCGTTTCACGAGTTCAGG GTGGCAGTAATGGCCCGTTTCTCTGTGGTAAAGAGACAACATATGAGGGCGGTATGCGTGAACCGACTATTGCTTGGTGGCCAGGAAAGATTTCTGCTGGAAAA gtcaGCCATCAACTTGGTAGTGTTATGGATATTTTCAGTACAGTTCTGGACATAGTTGGGATTGATGCACCCACTGACCGAATCTATGATGGTCGATCTCTGCTACCAGCTCTACTAGACGGTCAGATCGACTCTAAAAAggcaatattttattaccgtGGAAATGAAATGATGGCAGTTAGACAAGGACTATACAAGGCTCATTATTGGACATGGACAAATTCTATTAGTGAATTCATTAAG GGTATCAACTTTTGTAGAGGAGAAAATGTCACTGGTGTAATGACACACGAACAAACGAATCACACTGCACAACCACTTCTGTTTCATCTAGGCCGAGATCCCGGTGAAAAATATCCTATTAA GTCAACAAGTACAGAATACAAGCAGGCCATAGTTGATATTATAAGTGTTGTTGCAGACCACAAGGCCAATCTGAAGCCAGGAACCCCTCAGCTTAATGTGTGCGATAATGCAGTGATG
- the LOC140057488 gene encoding N-acetylgalactosamine-6-sulfatase-like isoform X2, which produces MQFPNFILYFLLNWLTISYASQQPNIIVMLMDDMGWGDLGVYGQPAKETPNLDKMASDGILLPDFYSGNPLCSPSRASLLTGRLPIRNGFYTTNAHARNGYTPQVIVGGIQDSEVLLPKLLRTKGYRSKIIGKWHLGHQPQFLPLKHGFDEFFGSTNCHFGPYDNKATPNIPVFRDDAMIGRYYEDFPVKKGVSNLTQIFIEEALVFIEKQANEKQPFFLYWAPDSAHRPHYASSAFQGRSQRGLYGDVVMELDDGVGRIRKRLENLQIAQNTFVIFSSDNGAPLNAKSDGGSNGPFLCGKETTYEGGMREPTIAWWPGKISAGKVSHQLGSVMDIFSTVLDIVGIDAPTDRIYDGRSLLPALLDGQIDSKKAIFYYRGNEMMAVRQGLYKAHYWTWTNSISEFIKGINFCRGENVTGVMTHEQTNHTAQPLLFHLGRDPGEKYPIKSTSTEYKQAIVDIISVVADHKANLKPGTPQLNVCDNAVMNWAPPGCDKINRCLKAPASNPKKCTWPH; this is translated from the exons atgcaGTTTCCGAACTTTATCTTATATTTCTTGTTGAATTGGTTGACTATTTCTTATGCATCTCAACAACCAAATATTATCGTCATGTTAATGGACGAT ATGGGATGGGGAGATTTGGGAGTTTATGGTCAACCGGCGAAGGAAACACCAAATCTGGATAAAATGGCTTCTGATGGGATTTTACTGCCTGATTTCTACTCTGGAAATCCTCTTTGCTCACCTT CCAGAGCATCTTTACTAACAGGACGACTTCCAATACGTAATGGATTCTACACGACAAATGCACATGCCAGGAATGGGTATACTCCACAGGTGATAGTGGGAGGAATTCAAGATTCAGAAGTTCTTTTGCCAAAACTATTACGGACAAAGGGTTACAGAAGCAAAATAATTGGTAAATG GCATTTAGGTCATCAACCACAGTTTTTACCGTTAAAGCATGGTTTTGACGAATTTTTTGGATCGACCAATTGTCACTTTGGACCATATGACAATAAGGCTACACCTAATATTCCAGTTTTTCGTGATGATGCCATGATTGGCCGGTACTATGAAGATTTTCCAGTCAAAAAAGGGGTGTCTAACTTGACTCAAATCTTCATTGAG GAAGCCCTTGTTTTCATTGAGAAACAAGCAAATGAGAAACAACCATTCTTCCTATATTGGGCACCGGATTCCGCTCACCGTCCTCACTACGCTTCTTCCGCTTTCCAGGGACGTAGTCAGCGCGGCCTGTACGGTGATGTGGTTATGGAACTCGATGATGGAGTTGGTCGTATTCGAAAACGTCTTGAAAACTTACAGATTGCTCAAAATacttttgtgattttttcatCTGATAATGGAGCACCTTTGAATGCTAAATCTGATG GTGGCAGTAATGGCCCGTTTCTCTGTGGTAAAGAGACAACATATGAGGGCGGTATGCGTGAACCGACTATTGCTTGGTGGCCAGGAAAGATTTCTGCTGGAAAA gtcaGCCATCAACTTGGTAGTGTTATGGATATTTTCAGTACAGTTCTGGACATAGTTGGGATTGATGCACCCACTGACCGAATCTATGATGGTCGATCTCTGCTACCAGCTCTACTAGACGGTCAGATCGACTCTAAAAAggcaatattttattaccgtGGAAATGAAATGATGGCAGTTAGACAAGGACTATACAAGGCTCATTATTGGACATGGACAAATTCTATTAGTGAATTCATTAAG GGTATCAACTTTTGTAGAGGAGAAAATGTCACTGGTGTAATGACACACGAACAAACGAATCACACTGCACAACCACTTCTGTTTCATCTAGGCCGAGATCCCGGTGAAAAATATCCTATTAA GTCAACAAGTACAGAATACAAGCAGGCCATAGTTGATATTATAAGTGTTGTTGCAGACCACAAGGCCAATCTGAAGCCAGGAACCCCTCAGCTTAATGTGTGCGATAATGCAGTGATG